From one Gemmatimonadales bacterium genomic stretch:
- a CDS encoding ABC transporter ATP-binding protein yields MRELRSLLPYLRPYTRTYTLGLVLVVVSNKFATLGPRYIERAIDALRQGSAFKEVQIALALLLAVALAGGVARYGMRELLNSGSRRVETDLRDHLFHHLQRMSAEFYDRYPTGDVMARTTNDLLAVRMVAGPALMYLVDTTIRALLIAPAMVSISPRLTAMAFIPLLGLPVAMISLGQRVHQRSQAIQAQFSSLTSQAHENLSGVRVVRAYRQEQAEIAAFERLSKDYLRRNLQLARVQGLFFPLLTMLGGLSAVVVLYIGGQLVMAGRVTVGEFVAFGVYLGMLVWPMIALGWAVNLVQRGAASMGRINELFAQRPAITGPAVPERLPPARGGRSVEFHGVRFAYPGAADRGAVLEDISFRVEAGRSLAIVGATGSGKSTLVDLLVRAYDPDRGAILLDGVDVRRLSLTELHRAIGFVPQETFLFSDTVRENVLLGAPDDGRLDRVAEVAQLTEALPALPDGYETLLGERGINLSGGQKQRAAIARALAQDPPVFVLDDALSAVDAHTEARILRALRGALEGRTSIIVSHRLAAVRDADWILVLDEGRIVEQGIHLELIGRGGRYWELLRRQQLEEELEEEEVGGSPA; encoded by the coding sequence AAGTTTGCAACTCTCGGACCGCGCTATATCGAGCGGGCCATCGACGCCCTGCGCCAAGGCTCGGCGTTCAAAGAGGTGCAGATCGCGCTCGCGCTGCTGCTCGCCGTGGCGCTCGCAGGGGGTGTGGCGCGGTACGGCATGCGCGAGTTGCTCAACAGCGGTAGCCGCCGCGTCGAGACCGACCTGCGGGACCATCTCTTCCATCACCTGCAGCGGATGTCGGCGGAATTCTACGACCGGTACCCCACGGGCGATGTGATGGCCCGCACCACCAACGACCTGCTGGCTGTCCGGATGGTGGCCGGCCCGGCGCTCATGTATCTGGTGGATACTACTATACGGGCGTTGCTAATTGCACCTGCCATGGTCTCGATCAGTCCTCGGCTGACCGCCATGGCGTTCATCCCGCTGCTGGGGCTCCCGGTGGCGATGATCTCGCTGGGACAGCGGGTCCACCAGCGCAGCCAGGCCATCCAGGCACAGTTCAGCAGTCTCACCAGCCAGGCGCACGAGAACCTGTCCGGTGTGCGGGTGGTCCGGGCCTACCGGCAGGAGCAGGCCGAGATCGCCGCCTTCGAGCGGTTGAGTAAGGACTACCTGCGCCGGAACCTCCAGCTCGCCCGGGTGCAGGGGCTCTTCTTCCCGCTGCTCACCATGCTGGGTGGATTGAGCGCGGTCGTGGTGCTCTACATCGGAGGCCAGCTAGTGATGGCGGGTCGGGTGACGGTCGGCGAGTTCGTCGCGTTCGGTGTGTATCTGGGGATGCTGGTCTGGCCCATGATCGCGCTCGGTTGGGCGGTGAACCTGGTGCAGCGCGGCGCGGCGTCGATGGGACGCATCAACGAGCTCTTCGCCCAGCGGCCCGCCATCACCGGGCCGGCGGTGCCTGAGCGCCTTCCACCGGCCCGCGGCGGACGCTCGGTCGAGTTCCACGGCGTCCGGTTCGCCTACCCCGGCGCCGCCGATCGGGGAGCGGTGCTGGAAGACATCTCCTTCCGGGTGGAGGCGGGACGCTCGCTGGCCATCGTCGGGGCCACCGGGTCGGGCAAATCGACGCTGGTCGATCTTCTGGTGCGGGCCTACGACCCCGACCGCGGCGCGATCCTGCTGGATGGCGTCGACGTGCGCCGCCTCTCGCTGACCGAGCTCCATCGCGCCATCGGGTTCGTCCCGCAGGAGACCTTCCTCTTCAGTGACACGGTCCGCGAGAACGTGCTGCTCGGCGCGCCGGATGATGGTCGGCTGGACCGGGTGGCGGAGGTGGCGCAGCTCACCGAAGCGCTCCCCGCGCTGCCGGACGGCTACGAGACACTGTTGGGCGAGCGCGGTATCAACCTCTCGGGTGGCCAGAAGCAGCGCGCGGCGATCGCGCGCGCCCTGGCCCAGGATCCGCCGGTCTTCGTGCTGGACGACGCCCTGAGTGCGGTGGACGCGCACACCGAGGCCAGGATCCTTCGTGCGCTGCGCGGGGCGCTGGAAGGGCGGACCAGCATCATCGTCTCCCATCGGCTGGCCGCCGTGCGGGACGCGGACTGGATACTGGTGCTGGACGAGGGGCGGATCGTCGAGCAAGGCATTCACCTCGAGCTCATCGGCCGGGGAGGGCGCTATTGGGAGCTGCTGCGCCGGCAGCAGCTCGAGGAGGAGCTGGAGGAAGAGGAGGTCGGCGGCAGCCCGGCCTAG
- a CDS encoding cytochrome c biogenesis protein CcdA: MSQPVALGLIVAFTAGLLSFLSPCVLPLVPSYLGFLTGMSLPETGGRRWTALLHALLFVAGFSLVFILLGASATALGRALNYYQIWLQRLGGIIVIGFGLVSLGAFAPGLLTRERRLHLERKPVGYLGSALVGMAFAAGWTPCIGPVLGGILGLAATTTDLSRGMLLLGFYSAGLALPFVVAAVALESFLEWFQRFRRFLPWVMRASGILLVLVGILLVSGEFTRLAGWLQGLTPEALRGKI, translated from the coding sequence ATGAGCCAGCCGGTCGCCTTGGGACTGATCGTCGCGTTCACCGCGGGCCTGCTTAGCTTCCTCTCGCCCTGCGTGCTGCCGCTGGTACCATCGTACCTCGGCTTTCTCACCGGGATGAGCCTGCCGGAGACGGGGGGCCGCCGCTGGACGGCGCTGCTCCACGCGCTGCTCTTCGTCGCTGGATTCAGCCTCGTCTTCATCCTGCTCGGCGCCAGCGCGACCGCGCTCGGCCGGGCGCTCAACTACTATCAGATCTGGCTGCAGCGCCTGGGTGGCATCATCGTCATCGGATTCGGGCTGGTCTCGCTGGGAGCGTTCGCGCCCGGCCTGCTCACCCGGGAGCGCCGGCTGCACTTGGAGCGGAAACCGGTCGGCTATCTGGGTTCCGCGCTGGTCGGCATGGCGTTCGCGGCGGGGTGGACCCCCTGCATCGGGCCGGTGCTGGGTGGCATCCTGGGGCTCGCCGCCACCACGACCGATCTCTCCCGCGGCATGCTGCTCCTCGGCTTCTACTCCGCGGGACTCGCGCTGCCGTTCGTCGTGGCAGCCGTGGCGCTGGAGTCGTTTCTCGAGTGGTTCCAGCGTTTCCGCCGATTTCTGCCGTGGGTGATGCGGGCCAGCGGAATCCTGCTGGTGCTGGTCGGCATCCTGCTGGTGAGCGGCGAGTTCACTCGTCTGGCGGGCTGGCTCCAGGGCCTCACACCGGAGGCGCTGCGGGGGAAGATCTGA
- a CDS encoding Fur family transcriptional regulator gives MVPLAKVEGAALLERFRRYLREHRQPVTRQRDLVAQVVFLSEGHPSVEGIRRTLKERGEQVGTATVYRTLEVLVQSGLVRAHDFGEGFKRYEPMPAQAHHEHLICQRCGRVEEFQNERLERMLPVIADEHGFQHQRHRVEIYGVCRDCRQRELGPL, from the coding sequence ATGGTGCCGCTCGCTAAGGTGGAGGGGGCGGCCCTCCTCGAGCGGTTTCGACGCTACCTCCGCGAACATCGGCAACCCGTCACCCGGCAACGCGACCTCGTCGCTCAGGTGGTGTTTCTCTCCGAGGGCCATCCCTCGGTGGAGGGCATCCGGCGCACACTGAAGGAGCGTGGTGAGCAGGTGGGAACTGCGACGGTCTACCGCACGCTGGAGGTCCTGGTCCAGAGTGGGCTGGTCCGGGCGCACGACTTCGGCGAAGGCTTCAAGCGCTACGAGCCGATGCCGGCGCAGGCCCATCACGAGCACCTCATCTGCCAGCGTTGTGGGCGGGTGGAAGAGTTCCAGAACGAGCGGCTGGAGCGGATGCTGCCCGTCATCGCCGACGAGCACGGGTTCCAGCACCAGCGTCACCGGGTGGAGATCTACGGGGTCTGCCGCGATTGCCGTCAGCGGGAGCTGGGGCCGCTATGA
- a CDS encoding TonB-dependent receptor, whose translation MIGPETRPRIPRSAFRQATLFVPLLAMLGRGVEAQQPSPSDSVRRDTTRVTRLPDINVSATRSAEPLERVPYATGVLNRGDLQRGQQTVGLDEALNNLPGVVVSNRYNFSLDQRISIRGFGSRSNFGVRGIKILLDGVPQTLPDGQSQLTNVEFANIGRAEVLRGSSSSLYGNASGGVISFQSEPAAAAPFAQRVRVQGGTGKEGNDDFYKWQSWSSGRLGSASGTLSLSQFKADGFREHSGAEVRQLNAGIDYVFSGSTIGTLRFSAADDPRAENPGALTYAEWMANPDSAAASNILRRADKDVQQQQLSLGARHVDPAGNEVAVTVFGVLRDLKNPLAAPPQGGPTGMTIGTYVDIGRVVGGARASATYRLGSASWSPQLTTGADLQRMRDNRQNLVAVSGVPTDSVLIDQREKITEFGPFAQLAWTPNKRFLVSGGVRYDWVRFDVLDRHLSDGLDNSGVRTNAAFSGNIGASWSASEQFVPYVNLSTSFETPTTTELANQPNGTGGFNSALKPQRAVTYEVGARGRASSRVSYSAAFFIGRITDALVQQQEVGGRAFFVNAGKTHNDGAELGLTVTPVDGLSLSGAYTFAHYRFATGDALDGNKLPGVPDHFWRLGLRTNLFSGLYVDADHTISSSLFADDANSIPVDAWGAGVTNLRVGWSGNAGSMQLSPFVGFNNLWDRRYVGSVTINGNFGRVFEPAPGRVVYIGTEIGYRTAAEP comes from the coding sequence ATGATAGGACCCGAAACCCGCCCCCGAATCCCCCGCTCCGCCTTCCGGCAAGCCACCCTGTTCGTGCCGCTGCTGGCGATGCTCGGCCGTGGCGTGGAAGCCCAGCAGCCCAGTCCGTCAGATTCGGTCCGGCGGGATACCACCCGGGTCACCCGTCTGCCGGATATCAACGTGTCGGCCACCCGCTCGGCGGAGCCCCTGGAGCGGGTGCCCTATGCCACCGGTGTGCTCAACCGGGGTGACCTGCAGCGCGGCCAGCAGACGGTCGGCCTCGATGAAGCGCTGAACAACCTGCCGGGTGTCGTGGTCTCCAACCGCTACAACTTTTCCCTGGACCAACGGATCTCGATCCGCGGTTTCGGGAGCCGTTCCAACTTCGGGGTGAGGGGCATCAAGATCCTGCTCGATGGCGTCCCCCAGACGCTGCCGGACGGGCAGAGCCAGCTCACCAACGTCGAGTTTGCCAATATCGGGCGGGCAGAGGTGCTGCGGGGCTCGAGCTCCTCACTGTACGGAAACGCCTCCGGCGGGGTGATCTCGTTTCAGAGCGAGCCGGCGGCCGCGGCGCCATTCGCCCAGCGGGTACGGGTCCAGGGCGGCACAGGGAAGGAGGGGAACGACGACTTTTACAAGTGGCAAAGCTGGAGCTCCGGCCGGCTGGGGAGCGCCAGCGGAACGCTGTCCCTGTCGCAGTTCAAGGCCGACGGCTTTCGCGAGCACAGCGGGGCGGAGGTGCGGCAGCTGAATGCAGGGATCGACTACGTGTTCTCCGGCAGCACGATCGGGACGCTCAGGTTCAGCGCGGCGGACGACCCGCGGGCGGAGAACCCCGGGGCACTCACCTATGCGGAATGGATGGCCAATCCTGATTCGGCCGCGGCCAGCAACATCCTCCGGCGGGCCGACAAGGACGTCCAGCAGCAGCAGCTCTCCCTCGGTGCCCGGCATGTCGACCCGGCGGGGAACGAGGTCGCCGTCACGGTCTTCGGGGTGCTACGCGATCTCAAGAATCCGCTCGCCGCGCCACCGCAGGGTGGTCCAACGGGCATGACGATCGGAACCTACGTCGATATCGGTCGTGTGGTGGGCGGGGCTCGCGCCAGCGCGACATACCGTCTGGGCTCGGCCAGCTGGTCACCCCAGCTAACCACTGGAGCGGACCTGCAGCGCATGCGGGACAACCGGCAGAACCTGGTGGCCGTCTCAGGCGTGCCGACCGATAGCGTGCTGATCGACCAGCGGGAGAAGATCACCGAGTTCGGCCCCTTCGCCCAGCTCGCCTGGACGCCGAACAAGCGCTTTCTGGTGAGCGGCGGGGTCCGTTACGACTGGGTGCGGTTCGACGTGCTCGATCGTCATCTCAGCGACGGGCTCGACAACAGCGGGGTGCGCACCAACGCGGCGTTCAGCGGCAACATCGGTGCCAGCTGGAGTGCCAGCGAGCAGTTCGTGCCGTACGTGAACCTCTCGACCTCGTTCGAGACCCCGACCACCACCGAGCTGGCCAACCAGCCCAACGGAACCGGCGGCTTCAACAGCGCGCTCAAGCCCCAACGGGCGGTCACGTACGAGGTCGGCGCGCGGGGACGCGCCTCTTCTCGAGTCTCCTATTCGGCGGCGTTCTTCATCGGCCGGATCACCGATGCCCTGGTGCAACAGCAGGAGGTGGGGGGCCGTGCCTTCTTCGTGAACGCCGGCAAGACTCACAACGACGGCGCCGAGCTGGGGCTCACGGTGACGCCCGTGGACGGGCTGAGCTTGAGCGGCGCCTACACCTTCGCGCACTACCGGTTCGCCACCGGCGACGCTCTCGACGGCAACAAGCTACCCGGCGTACCGGATCACTTCTGGCGGTTGGGCCTCAGAACCAACCTCTTCAGTGGGCTCTACGTCGACGCCGACCACACCATCAGCTCCTCGCTCTTCGCCGACGATGCCAACAGCATCCCGGTGGACGCCTGGGGCGCCGGCGTCACCAACCTGCGAGTCGGCTGGAGCGGCAACGCGGGCAGCATGCAGCTCTCACCGTTCGTCGGGTTCAACAATCTGTGGGACCGGCGGTACGTCGGCTCGGTGACCATCAACGGGAACTTCGGGCGGGTGTTCGAGCCGGCGCCGGGCCGGGTGGTCTACATCGGAACCGAGATCGGATACCGGACGGCGGCAGAGCCGTAG